A window of the Cloacibacillus sp. An23 genome harbors these coding sequences:
- the smpB gene encoding SsrA-binding protein SmpB, with protein MAEDKTVAQNRKARHEYFIIDSFETGIVLSGTEIKSVREGRVNLKDGFASVENGELWLYNVHISPYDKGTIYNKDPLRPRKLLVHKTDIRRLVEKTREKGFTLVPLKMYLKEGRWAKIELAMAKGKQLHDKRDSAAERDAARAIDRAVRRKVRGEY; from the coding sequence GTGGCGGAGGACAAGACTGTCGCGCAAAACCGGAAGGCGAGGCACGAATATTTCATTATAGACTCGTTCGAGACCGGCATAGTCTTGTCCGGCACGGAGATAAAATCCGTGCGCGAAGGGCGCGTAAACCTCAAAGACGGATTCGCCTCCGTCGAGAACGGCGAGCTGTGGCTCTACAACGTCCACATATCGCCCTACGACAAGGGTACGATCTACAACAAAGATCCGCTGCGCCCGCGCAAACTTCTCGTCCACAAGACGGACATCCGCCGCCTTGTGGAAAAGACGCGCGAAAAAGGCTTCACTCTCGTACCGCTCAAGATGTACCTCAAAGAGGGCAGATGGGCGAAAATCGAGCTTGCCATGGCGAAAGGCAAGCAGCTCCATGACAAGCGCGACAGCGCCGCCGAACGCGACGCGGCTCGCGCAATAGACAGAGCGGTCCGCCGCAAAGTTCGCGGCGAATACTAG
- the thiS gene encoding sulfur carrier protein ThiS has protein sequence MITVNGDKFPWREGLTVSDVLKEKNFKFKMLSVWVNDNVIDKGRYAEAKIPDGADVQVIHNISGG, from the coding sequence ATGATAACCGTCAACGGGGACAAGTTTCCGTGGAGAGAAGGGCTCACGGTGAGCGACGTCCTGAAGGAGAAAAATTTCAAATTCAAGATGCTCTCCGTCTGGGTCAACGACAACGTCATAGACAAAGGCCGCTACGCGGAGGCGAAAATCCCTGACGGAGCGGACGTACAGGTCATACACAACATAAGCGGCGGCTAA
- a CDS encoding aldehyde ferredoxin oxidoreductase C-terminal domain-containing protein, whose amino-acid sequence MANAPMKVLAEWSYEPAKIHHGYSKETLYIGLGNKDGNYKFEKRPVSEDMIEKFTGGRGFGLKLLWDAVTEDTKWDDPENELVIAGGPFCGITQYPGAGKCYSVFLSPATKQTYNSNAGGYFAPFLKFAGFDAMELQGKADRPVVIFIDGDNHKVTIYESTLEDPNAYAISEDLHEYFAKDEADKRTISVVSTGMAARTSYWAGMNFSFYDVRRKAVRLKQAGRGGGGTVLCDKNVAALVVKRTHFTGLENDPVDIKAIQRAGASLHKRIHDLDDKQCKMRSVGTAHLTEIMDAYDLLPINNYKFGSHKDIDNISSDSYTKLFTQGMADGCWYGCSLACAKAVDHFPLQTGPWKGKEVIVDGPEYETAAGLGSNLGIFDPLWTIEANFYADHYGLDTISLGTGLAFVCECYELGLINKEQTHGLDLNFGRKADIMELIHRIARGADEFAIACGKGIETSREFFAKEYGADMDTMMKIGMVCQGLEASEYRCQESIAQWGGYFLTLKGPQHDEAWLIFMDMVNKQLPTYEDKAEALFFFPNFRLWFSLQGLCKLPWNDIEPADNGMKYKGIEAAKVPEHLQNYLDIFEAITGKHLTQEGLIEQSEKVYNFERIFNLRMGKGTAKYHEAPDRGLGPVWEDEWNARPEYFDEKLSEFGVDIAGLTVKEKIALLQQHRREQWKMLKMAVYKRRGWNKNGIPTLATVKRLGIDYPDVVELLKKHLRPEDEFEA is encoded by the coding sequence ATGGCTAACGCTCCGATGAAGGTTCTCGCCGAATGGTCTTACGAGCCGGCGAAGATACACCACGGTTATTCAAAGGAAACTCTTTACATCGGCCTCGGCAATAAGGACGGGAATTATAAATTTGAGAAGCGCCCGGTCTCCGAGGATATGATTGAAAAATTCACTGGCGGACGCGGCTTCGGTCTGAAGCTGCTCTGGGACGCAGTGACGGAGGACACGAAGTGGGACGACCCAGAGAACGAGCTCGTCATCGCGGGCGGCCCGTTCTGCGGCATCACGCAGTATCCCGGCGCGGGAAAGTGCTATTCGGTGTTTCTCTCGCCCGCAACGAAGCAGACCTATAACAGCAACGCGGGGGGATATTTCGCTCCGTTCTTGAAATTCGCGGGCTTCGACGCGATGGAGCTTCAGGGCAAGGCCGACAGGCCGGTCGTCATTTTCATCGACGGCGACAATCATAAGGTCACGATTTACGAGTCCACGCTCGAGGATCCGAACGCCTACGCGATTTCGGAGGATCTTCACGAGTATTTCGCTAAGGACGAGGCGGACAAGCGCACCATCTCCGTCGTATCTACCGGCATGGCGGCCCGCACGAGCTACTGGGCGGGGATGAATTTCAGCTTCTACGACGTACGCCGCAAGGCGGTGCGCCTCAAGCAGGCCGGACGCGGCGGCGGTGGCACCGTGCTGTGCGACAAGAACGTCGCGGCGCTAGTCGTAAAGCGCACGCATTTTACGGGGCTTGAAAACGACCCTGTAGATATCAAGGCCATTCAGCGCGCGGGCGCGAGCCTTCACAAGCGCATCCACGACCTCGACGACAAGCAGTGCAAGATGCGTTCCGTCGGCACGGCCCACCTCACCGAGATCATGGACGCCTACGACCTGCTCCCGATAAACAACTACAAGTTCGGCAGCCATAAGGACATCGACAACATCAGCTCAGACTCCTACACGAAGCTCTTCACGCAGGGCATGGCGGACGGCTGCTGGTACGGATGCTCGCTCGCGTGCGCGAAGGCGGTCGACCACTTCCCGCTCCAGACTGGGCCGTGGAAGGGCAAAGAGGTCATCGTCGACGGGCCGGAGTATGAGACGGCCGCCGGCCTCGGCTCTAACCTCGGGATTTTCGACCCGCTGTGGACGATAGAGGCGAACTTCTACGCCGACCATTACGGCCTCGATACTATTTCACTCGGCACCGGGCTCGCCTTCGTATGCGAGTGCTACGAGCTCGGGCTCATCAACAAGGAGCAGACTCACGGCCTCGACCTCAACTTCGGGCGCAAGGCCGACATTATGGAGCTCATCCACCGCATCGCGCGCGGCGCGGACGAGTTCGCAATAGCCTGCGGCAAGGGCATCGAGACGTCGCGCGAGTTCTTCGCGAAGGAATACGGCGCCGACATGGACACGATGATGAAGATAGGCATGGTATGCCAGGGGCTCGAAGCGTCTGAATACCGCTGCCAGGAATCCATCGCGCAGTGGGGCGGCTACTTCCTCACGCTCAAAGGGCCGCAGCACGACGAAGCGTGGCTCATCTTCATGGACATGGTGAACAAGCAGCTTCCGACATACGAGGACAAGGCCGAGGCGCTCTTCTTCTTCCCGAACTTCCGCCTCTGGTTCTCGCTGCAGGGCCTCTGCAAACTTCCGTGGAACGATATCGAGCCGGCCGACAACGGCATGAAGTACAAGGGCATCGAAGCGGCGAAGGTTCCGGAGCACCTTCAGAACTACCTCGACATTTTCGAGGCGATCACCGGCAAGCACCTGACGCAGGAGGGGCTCATAGAGCAGTCTGAGAAAGTCTACAACTTCGAGCGCATTTTCAACCTGCGCATGGGCAAAGGCACGGCGAAGTACCATGAAGCGCCGGACCGCGGCCTCGGCCCCGTCTGGGAGGACGAATGGAACGCGCGTCCCGAATATTTCGACGAGAAGCTCAGCGAGTTCGGCGTCGATATAGCGGGGCTCACCGTGAAGGAGAAGATTGCGCTGCTCCAGCAGCACCGCCGCGAGCAGTGGAAGATGCTCAAGATGGCGGTCTACAAGCGCCGCGGATGGAACAAGAACGGAATCCCGACGCTCGCGACGGTGAAACGTCTCGGCATAGACTACCCGGACGTCGTCGAGCTTCTGAAGAAGCATCTGAGGCCGGAGGACGAATTCGAAGCGTAA
- the pflA gene encoding pyruvate formate-lyase-activating protein, with amino-acid sequence MKGRVAGFQSMGAVDGPGLRCVVFAQGCPLRCAYCHNPETWPFAGGEERGTDELVAKIGRMRPYIKNGGVTLSGGEPLAQPEFAAGLLAALRARGFHTALDTSGCRGADEAAAEVLRHTDLAICDVKFTDEGLFRKYCGGELPRTLDFLALTAEMRVPLWVRQVIVPGLNDGPDDVSALARLARGFPNLEKIELLPFRKLCAAKYEKLGLKFPLAEVPECAAEKLAKLQKIADDADAAP; translated from the coding sequence ATGAAGGGGCGCGTCGCCGGATTCCAGAGCATGGGCGCGGTAGACGGGCCGGGGCTGCGCTGCGTAGTATTCGCGCAGGGCTGCCCTCTGCGCTGCGCATACTGCCACAATCCCGAGACATGGCCCTTCGCCGGCGGCGAGGAACGCGGGACCGACGAGCTCGTCGCGAAGATAGGGAGGATGCGCCCCTACATAAAAAACGGCGGCGTCACCCTCTCGGGCGGCGAGCCGCTCGCGCAGCCGGAATTCGCCGCCGGGCTGCTCGCCGCGCTGCGCGCCCGCGGCTTCCACACCGCGCTAGATACCTCGGGCTGCCGCGGCGCCGATGAAGCTGCGGCGGAGGTGCTGCGCCATACGGATCTGGCGATATGCGACGTGAAATTCACGGACGAAGGACTCTTCCGCAAATACTGCGGCGGCGAGCTCCCGCGCACGCTTGATTTCCTCGCGCTGACGGCGGAGATGCGCGTGCCGCTCTGGGTGCGTCAGGTGATCGTCCCCGGCCTCAACGACGGGCCGGACGACGTCAGCGCCCTCGCGCGTCTCGCGCGCGGCTTTCCGAATCTTGAAAAAATCGAGCTTCTGCCGTTCCGCAAGCTCTGCGCGGCGAAATACGAAAAACTCGGCCTCAAATTCCCGCTCGCCGAAGTGCCGGAATGCGCGGCGGAAAAGCTCGCGAAGCTGCAAAAAATCGCGGACGACGCAGACGCCGCGCCGTAA
- a CDS encoding DUF6506 family protein, giving the protein MIKFAFIIMGDFNPSEDRARIHGGAAQMIGVSSVGEACREAAALARDGVGCIELCGAFKAEDARRVIEATGNNIPIGYVTHLPEQDDIFAKVFGNGDGV; this is encoded by the coding sequence ATGATAAAATTCGCGTTCATAATAATGGGAGATTTCAATCCGTCGGAGGACAGGGCGCGCATTCACGGCGGCGCGGCGCAGATGATCGGCGTTTCGTCGGTCGGCGAGGCCTGCCGCGAGGCTGCGGCTCTGGCAAGAGACGGCGTCGGCTGCATAGAGCTATGCGGCGCGTTCAAGGCTGAAGACGCGAGGCGCGTCATTGAGGCCACGGGGAATAATATCCCGATCGGCTACGTCACGCACCTTCCTGAGCAGGACGATATTTTCGCAAAAGTTTTTGGAAACGGCGACGGCGTCTAA
- a CDS encoding deoxyguanosinetriphosphate triphosphohydrolase, with product MNIRERWEEVERSILSPSACLSANSRGRERAEEPCEIRTCFQRDRDRIIHCKSFRRLKYKTQVLLLPEGDHYRTRLTHTLEVSQIARTISRALRLNEDLTEAIALGHDLGHTPFGHMGERVLDKLARENGLPGFHHAAQSLRVVDCLEKDGHGLNLTWEVRMGILQHSKGQVDVRSGYGLTNPSSMEAWVVRVSDSLAYLNHDIDDALRAGLLETDGLPDDMRGLITMRNSRRIDGMIKDVVGNSGEGTIAFSTDMLGRIEKLRSFLYERVYARTNAIIEESRVDHVITALFNRRMEGNGGSAQEAVDMISGMTDRFALHMFQKCFVPRPWPKVDGL from the coding sequence ATGAATATACGCGAACGGTGGGAGGAAGTCGAGCGCTCGATTTTGTCCCCTTCGGCCTGTCTGTCCGCGAACAGCCGCGGGCGCGAGAGGGCGGAGGAGCCGTGCGAGATACGCACCTGTTTTCAGCGCGACAGGGACAGGATCATCCACTGCAAATCTTTCCGACGGCTCAAGTACAAGACTCAGGTCCTGCTGCTGCCGGAGGGGGATCATTACCGCACCCGTCTGACGCACACGCTCGAGGTCTCACAGATAGCGCGAACTATTTCGCGCGCGCTGCGGCTCAACGAGGATCTGACGGAGGCGATAGCTCTGGGACACGACCTCGGGCATACTCCGTTCGGGCATATGGGCGAGCGCGTGCTCGACAAGCTGGCGCGCGAGAACGGCCTTCCCGGTTTCCACCACGCGGCGCAGAGCCTGCGCGTCGTGGATTGTCTTGAAAAGGACGGGCACGGCCTGAATCTTACGTGGGAGGTGCGAATGGGCATACTTCAGCATTCGAAGGGGCAGGTCGACGTGCGCTCCGGCTACGGGCTGACGAACCCGTCGAGTATGGAGGCGTGGGTCGTGCGCGTGTCGGATTCCCTGGCTTATCTGAATCACGATATCGACGACGCGCTGCGTGCCGGGCTTCTCGAAACGGACGGGCTGCCGGATGATATGCGCGGGCTGATAACAATGCGCAATTCGCGCCGCATCGACGGAATGATCAAGGATGTCGTCGGGAACAGCGGCGAGGGGACGATAGCCTTCAGCACGGACATGCTCGGCCGTATAGAGAAGCTGCGGAGTTTTCTGTATGAACGGGTTTACGCGCGGACGAACGCCATTATCGAGGAGTCGCGCGTGGATCATGTGATAACCGCGCTTTTTAACAGGCGCATGGAGGGCAACGGCGGCTCGGCGCAGGAGGCGGTCGATATGATTTCCGGCATGACGGACCGTTTCGCGCTGCATATGTTCCAGAAATGTTTCGTGCCGAGGCCGTGGCCGAAGGTAGACGGACTTTAA
- a CDS encoding type II toxin-antitoxin system death-on-curing family toxin produces the protein MKTLSKKQILALHDHLIAETGGQSGLRDDGLLESALVAPFASFGSEELYPTLVQKAARLGYGLVKNHAFIDGNKRIAAHAMLVFLAVNGVELRYTQQELSGIFLKLAADEAQYEDLLAWIKEHDA, from the coding sequence GTGAAGACGCTAAGCAAGAAACAGATACTCGCCCTGCACGACCACCTCATAGCCGAGACCGGCGGGCAGTCGGGGCTGCGCGACGATGGACTGCTTGAGTCGGCCCTCGTCGCGCCATTCGCCTCTTTCGGCTCCGAGGAGCTATATCCGACTCTCGTACAGAAGGCGGCGCGCCTCGGATACGGCCTCGTCAAAAACCACGCCTTCATAGATGGCAACAAACGCATAGCGGCGCACGCAATGCTCGTCTTCCTCGCCGTCAACGGAGTCGAGCTGCGGTACACCCAGCAGGAGCTGTCCGGCATATTCCTGAAGCTCGCGGCGGATGAAGCGCAGTACGAAGACCTGCTCGCGTGGATAAAGGAGCACGACGCATAG
- a CDS encoding QueT transporter family protein, with amino-acid sequence MALSALIAALYAGLTMALAPVSFGPVQFRAAEALALLPFFIPEAVPGLFVGCLLSNMLGGMGLADVAFGSAATLAAAWMTSRMPNVWLAAVPPVAVNAAVVGVYLAFLTETPVALSVLYIALSQSAVCFGIGVPLALYVNRSHVLDGFRRGADGRR; translated from the coding sequence ATGGCTCTTTCGGCGCTGATTGCGGCGCTTTATGCCGGACTGACTATGGCGCTTGCGCCGGTTTCATTCGGGCCGGTGCAGTTTCGCGCCGCTGAGGCCCTGGCGCTTCTGCCGTTTTTTATACCGGAGGCTGTGCCAGGGCTTTTCGTGGGCTGTCTGCTGTCGAATATGCTCGGCGGCATGGGCCTTGCTGATGTCGCGTTCGGCAGCGCGGCTACGCTAGCCGCGGCGTGGATGACTTCGCGGATGCCGAACGTGTGGCTTGCTGCTGTGCCGCCGGTTGCAGTCAACGCCGCCGTCGTCGGCGTCTATCTTGCGTTTCTTACGGAGACGCCTGTCGCGCTCTCCGTCTTGTATATCGCGCTCAGCCAGTCCGCCGTATGCTTCGGCATAGGCGTGCCGCTCGCGCTGTATGTGAACCGTTCGCATGTGCTGGACGGATTTCGCCGCGGCGCGGACGGGCGGCGCTGA
- a CDS encoding type II toxin-antitoxin system Phd/YefM family antitoxin: protein MMVNTDNLISITEANQNFSKVTRMVEEKGAAVILKNNVPRYIVIEFSKAEEAQEAADEDIMSISKRLIEQNREAYEVLAR from the coding sequence ATGATGGTAAATACCGATAATCTTATTTCCATAACCGAAGCGAATCAGAATTTCTCCAAGGTCACGAGAATGGTCGAAGAAAAAGGCGCGGCGGTCATCCTGAAAAACAACGTGCCGCGCTACATCGTCATAGAGTTCAGCAAAGCGGAAGAGGCGCAGGAGGCCGCCGACGAGGACATAATGAGCATCTCAAAACGCCTGATAGAACAGAACCGCGAGGCGTACGAGGTGCTCGCCAGGTGA
- a CDS encoding PBP1A family penicillin-binding protein, giving the protein MSRTQKSDKDFSLSNKKPKKKKSLASKLFASFMLTAAVAAAVIAVAALLFLREITESLPTTPEILAHEPSLATKVYDRKGRLITQLFQENRTWVKLQNVSPWMVKAILAAEDDKFYEHAGIRPIAIARALVIDIFHGEAKQGASTITQQLARNLFLSNEKTIIRKAREMVLAIRLERIYTKDQLLEMYLNTIYMGHGTYGIEAASREYFAKPPAKLDINESATLAGLVAAPEKYSPYRHKGNSQARKSYVLRRMLDLDWISKGDYDANINKEPKLAQTERVGNPITLEDAPYFVSYILFSHLLPSYGADRIYRGGLSVHTTIDRDLQAKGEEIVSSMKHEGALVAIDPNTGEILALVGGRDFNKSKFNRATQAFRQPGSSFKPIVYASALEQGYRGVDHVLDAPLLFPNGWAPGNYTSNKYDGEVTLMKALARSINTSAVRLAQISGVRHITDLARRIGITTPHLPDDLSVALGTASLTPLEMSVAYSAFANNGYQVKPYAIKEILSQRGETLEQNGPQLTPAVTPTVAVTMRSMLQQVTSWGTGARAKIADHETFGKTGTTNEWTDAWFVGGVPGLVVVVYVGNDDHKPLGGRSTGAAAALPVWKSFVEYAVNTLALPSTFSIPSDAEVEAVRVCRATGFLAAPGCEAADLLLPLGHAPSSLCPWHGGTIAEALADANAPVLLLAPIDEETDVNRYALHLGGAPAAQPQPGAAETPAEPAPPVTPTQKPKKSEPSKVPSATEKKPYEKRKYETQDEVDKRYQELLKQYGII; this is encoded by the coding sequence ATGTCCCGAACTCAGAAAAGCGACAAGGATTTTTCCCTGTCGAATAAAAAACCCAAAAAGAAAAAATCCTTAGCTTCAAAGCTCTTCGCATCGTTCATGCTGACAGCCGCGGTAGCCGCGGCTGTGATAGCCGTGGCTGCGCTGCTCTTCCTCAGGGAAATAACGGAATCGCTGCCGACGACGCCGGAGATACTCGCGCACGAGCCGAGCCTCGCTACGAAGGTCTACGACCGCAAGGGACGGCTTATCACGCAGCTTTTCCAGGAAAACCGCACGTGGGTGAAGCTTCAGAACGTCTCGCCGTGGATGGTGAAGGCGATACTCGCGGCGGAGGACGACAAATTTTACGAGCACGCCGGCATCCGCCCAATAGCGATAGCGCGCGCTCTGGTCATAGACATTTTCCACGGAGAAGCGAAGCAGGGCGCGAGCACGATAACGCAGCAGCTTGCGCGCAATCTGTTCCTGTCCAACGAAAAAACGATAATACGCAAGGCGCGCGAGATGGTCCTCGCCATACGCCTCGAACGCATATATACAAAAGACCAGCTCCTCGAGATGTACCTCAACACGATATATATGGGGCACGGAACCTACGGTATAGAGGCGGCGTCTCGGGAATATTTCGCGAAGCCGCCGGCGAAGCTCGACATAAACGAGTCGGCGACGCTAGCAGGACTGGTCGCCGCTCCCGAGAAATATTCGCCGTACCGCCACAAGGGCAACTCGCAGGCTAGGAAGTCCTACGTCCTCCGCCGTATGCTCGACCTCGACTGGATATCGAAGGGCGATTACGACGCCAACATAAACAAAGAGCCGAAGCTGGCGCAGACAGAGCGCGTGGGCAATCCAATAACGCTTGAAGACGCGCCGTATTTCGTATCCTACATACTTTTCAGCCACCTGCTGCCGTCCTACGGGGCCGACAGGATATACCGCGGCGGGCTGAGCGTCCACACGACGATAGACAGAGACCTCCAGGCGAAGGGCGAGGAGATAGTTTCGTCGATGAAGCATGAGGGCGCGCTGGTCGCGATAGACCCGAACACAGGCGAGATACTTGCGCTCGTCGGCGGACGCGACTTCAACAAGAGCAAGTTCAACAGGGCGACGCAGGCTTTCCGCCAGCCGGGTTCGTCGTTCAAGCCTATAGTCTACGCGTCCGCGCTTGAGCAGGGATACAGGGGCGTGGACCACGTGCTGGACGCGCCGCTGCTCTTCCCAAACGGCTGGGCTCCAGGCAACTACACATCGAACAAGTACGACGGCGAGGTCACACTGATGAAGGCGCTCGCCCGCTCTATAAACACCTCCGCCGTACGCCTGGCGCAGATAAGCGGCGTGCGCCACATAACCGACCTCGCGCGGCGCATAGGCATCACGACGCCGCACCTGCCCGACGACCTGTCGGTGGCGCTGGGGACGGCCAGCCTGACGCCGCTTGAGATGTCGGTCGCATATTCGGCTTTCGCGAACAACGGCTACCAGGTCAAGCCGTACGCGATAAAGGAAATACTCTCGCAGCGCGGAGAAACGCTCGAACAGAACGGCCCCCAGCTCACGCCGGCCGTGACGCCCACCGTCGCCGTCACGATGCGCTCCATGCTGCAGCAGGTCACCTCGTGGGGCACAGGCGCACGCGCCAAAATTGCCGACCATGAGACCTTCGGCAAAACCGGAACTACAAACGAATGGACCGACGCATGGTTCGTCGGCGGCGTGCCCGGGCTCGTAGTCGTGGTCTACGTAGGCAACGACGACCATAAACCGCTCGGAGGCCGCTCGACAGGAGCCGCCGCAGCCCTGCCGGTGTGGAAAAGCTTCGTCGAATACGCGGTCAACACGCTCGCGCTGCCGTCTACTTTCTCTATCCCATCCGACGCTGAGGTGGAGGCCGTCCGCGTATGCAGGGCTACAGGCTTCCTCGCCGCGCCGGGCTGCGAGGCGGCGGACCTGCTGCTTCCGCTTGGGCACGCTCCGTCGTCCCTATGCCCGTGGCACGGAGGGACTATCGCCGAAGCCTTGGCTGACGCCAACGCTCCAGTGCTGCTGCTCGCCCCGATAGACGAAGAGACCGACGTCAACCGCTACGCGCTTCACCTCGGCGGCGCACCGGCGGCGCAGCCGCAGCCTGGAGCGGCGGAAACGCCCGCGGAGCCGGCGCCGCCCGTCACGCCTACGCAGAAGCCGAAGAAGTCAGAGCCGTCAAAGGTCCCGAGCGCCACGGAAAAGAAGCCATACGAAAAGAGAAAATACGAAACTCAGGACGAAGTCGATAAGAGATACCAGGAGCTGCTTAAGCAGTACGGGATAATATAA
- a CDS encoding 4Fe-4S binding protein, with translation MQVNAEKCVQCGVCMEACSTAYFKENSRELSRVKIDNMAGFANINICTQCGACIGVCPTQALERDANGVVQVRKEKCTSCLMCVGFCPSASMFFDGDKQTEPFKCIACGICARKCPTGALEIVNVPAKA, from the coding sequence ATGCAGGTGAACGCTGAAAAATGCGTTCAGTGCGGTGTGTGCATGGAAGCATGCTCAACTGCATACTTCAAGGAAAATTCACGAGAGCTTTCAAGAGTGAAGATCGACAACATGGCCGGTTTCGCTAATATCAACATCTGCACGCAGTGCGGCGCGTGCATCGGCGTGTGCCCGACGCAGGCGCTCGAGCGCGACGCCAACGGAGTCGTGCAGGTGCGCAAGGAGAAGTGCACTTCATGCCTCATGTGCGTCGGCTTCTGTCCGTCGGCCAGCATGTTCTTCGACGGCGACAAGCAGACCGAGCCGTTTAAGTGCATAGCCTGCGGCATTTGCGCCAGAAAGTGCCCGACGGGGGCGCTAGAGATAGTAAACGTGCCCGCTAAGGCGTAG